Below is a window of Musa acuminata AAA Group cultivar baxijiao chromosome BXJ3-11, Cavendish_Baxijiao_AAA, whole genome shotgun sequence DNA.
ctcgactaggtgaggaacgaaggagagaaatccctccctttaaataggaggagatgaGCATCTATTAAAgaaaattcattttaattttcatatttatttaatataaattatttccatttaatatactaacaaatatgatatcatcatatttggaatacttaatagttatttccttaattcatatcaacaaacaaggaagtagattaagatttccttaaattataataacaagtaaggaaagaaaatcaattcctaacttaaatatttgatgtgattacaacaTCTATGACCAACAATCGATACTAATAAAGACTAATTATAGAATATCTCTagtaattagttatatttagtattttgATGTCTTCATTTTTAAAAAGTACATTAACGTAAGAAATACTACACATACTATTTCTCCTCGTACCATCGATTTTATTAATGGAAATACTACACATACTATCATGTAAGAAAAATGACGCTAAAAAGAGTTTAAAAGATAATTTGGTAGTGCTAATTTGGTAGTGCTATTCTCATTGATATTAATTTTTCCTTTTGTAACTTCTGTGAAGGCACTTTCCTTCTCCGGCTTCGTTCTCTCCTCCGGTTTCGACGGATGAGGAGATAATTGCTTTACCAAGTGTCTTACTTTATTTCCTAACAAAATCTCTAAAGACAGAAAAAAGTAAAGCAATTCGAATGACCatagctagagatttgtttgagcaagaacacatgagatattcttctcatgatatcgagagtagatgatcgatcctctatcaacactcaatagtccttgtaaggttggctgtcactcaTGATAAccagctgtgctagatctggaacttccaggcctataagtctggtatcaaagagtggagtacttatatagaacatccttggtgtcttaagtctaaagactaggtacaccattgggacaacgaaatcactatatgacaatgaggtatcattaatcatatagcattccatgagcagatcaatcagtgaactcattctctaatgagcatttGTAATATAGCctcagtgtccccacacgagcagctatgagactagttgcctccatcacatgaacgggtatacaacatacccgtctgtctggttatctcgatgtccctttcaaataacttatgactaggattatttagggtctatgtttaagggtgaatcggtctcattatcatgatctcattatgatccaattctcattgcatagatttaTGTATAtcacaacacacatacacacacacacacacatatatatatatatatatatatataaaatataaagtgataaaatgataaaatataataagaaaaaagaatgtgtatcatgtcacatgtgctatcactcacgtgattggcttgtaagacaTCTATGACCAACAATCGATACTAATAgagactaattatagattatctctaGTAATTAGTTACATTTAGTATTTTGATGTTTCATTTTTAAAAAGCACATTGAGATCTTTATACTtaacgaaagtgaaatatttaatcctgTTTCTCCTCGTACCATCGACTTTATTGATGGAAATACTACACATACTATCACGAAAAATGATGCTAAAAAGAGTATAAAAGATAATTTGGTAGTGCTATTCTTATTGatattaatttttctttttataactTCGTCCTCTCCACTGGTTTTGACGGATGAGGAGATAATTGCTTTACCGAGTCTCTTACTTTATTTCCTAATAAAATCTCTAAAGACAGAAAAGGTAAAGCAATTAAATAACACTATCTCATTTCGTTTGCCGATAAAATCTCTTCTCTCTCCTAATTTTTAATCctacaaaattatctttttaatcttattttagtATCTATTTTGGTATGTGACatgtgatatttttattaaaaaaatcaacgAAGTAAGacaaaatgagattaaatatttcacttttataaatataaaatctcAATAAAACTTTTCATATATAAAGATTAAAATATCTAAGTTAACTAATTAGAAAAGTAATAAGTAATTACCTAATATAATTAACCTATTAAAACATTCGAGAGGTTAAGGTATATTTTAACTCTATAGTTTTGGTCATGGACTACTTAAGTCtttatgatttatttgtgtctaaaataacccctacATTTTGAAAAAACATAGCATAGAAGCCTATCTAGTCAAGTTTAAGTTAATAAAtgttagagtctacttacgtgacatactgactcgcaataattattaatataataatatataatttaagtttaaaaaaggatTATGATTCATTTTAGCCCCTACAGGTTTGACTATAAACTATTTAAGCCCTTATAATCtattcatgtctaaaataacatatatattttttaaaacatagcatataagcttATCTCGTCAAATTTGAGTTAACAAACattagagtctacttacgtgatatgctgactcataataaactattaatataatatcatatataatttaagttaaaaaaaatgagaCCACCATTAAGAGCAAGAAGAGGCGTCGTTGTGGAAGTGACCACCAATAGCAGCACCGAGCTGCTATTGCCTAGTAGGGGCATCGTATACACACAACCTCTCTCGCATTGATGACGAACTCAGAGCTTCTAGTCTAACATTAGGCACACAGTGGTTTGTTGGTCCTTCTTTCTCCTCCTAGACATCTTCGTCCCCACTACCTCCtatttcatcctctcctatgccCCCACTCGTTGCACCTACAATGTGGTGGTCTACTCTCCCTCATCTTTGCCTTCGGCTTCTCCTACCTCTCCCTCTCCGTCTTCATCTATCGCTACGGTCTCtattgcttcctcttcctcgacaagATCGACCTTAAcccttttataaatttaaattatatatgtcattatattaataatttattatgaatcagtatgccacgtaagcagactctaacatCAGTTAATTCAGACTTGACTGTATGAGTTTATATGCTacgtttataaaaatatatagattattttagacatgagtaaaccataagggcttaagttatccatgattaaAATTATAGGGactaaaatatatcttaatacttttttaaatttaaattatatgtattattatattaatagtttattatgagttagtatgCCATATAAGCAAACTCTCACatctattaactcaaacttaaATGGAGGggcttatatattatgtttttaaaaatataagagttattttagatatgaataaACCATAAGAGTTGGTCTATGATTAAAACTATACCGActaaaataaatcttaatattttttaaattttaattatacgtGTCATTCTATTAATAATATGTTGTGTGTCAATATGTCACATAAGCGGTCTTTAACGTTTATTAATTCATACTTTATAGGAGggacttatatgttatgtttttaaaatataaagattacttTAAACATAAGTAAACCATAAGGACTTAAATGGTCCTTGGCCAAAATCATAGAGACtacaatatattttaatttttttaatttaaattatatatattattaataattatattaataatttattgtgagtcagtatATTAGTATACTCTAACATTAATGATTTATTAACTATAATATCTATTaacttaaatttgataaaagtttttaaaaatataaagattattttagaaataaataaatcataaccaAACCTTCTATTAACTCAAaacttatatactatatttttaaaaatataaaaaatattttagatataaataaattataagaatTTAAGTAATTCGTAATCAAAATGAGACAAGTTAAAATGAATCTAAACCCAGCGTTTGTCTTTCACTTGCTGTTTCGTTTTAAGGTACTCCACCCGTTATCCCGCGAGTCACTGGTGTCCTGCCACGTAAGCTCGAAGCGGAAAATGCCGCGGCCTCCGCTCGACCTCTATCTCGCTGTCGACGTCCCCGCCCTTCTTTGCTTCCCCCTCGAAGGTCCATGGCCATGGCGAGCTCGCTACCGTGCGGTGGCTCGGCCACCGCTCCGCCGCCTCCTCCGACTTCCGTCCGTCGCCCTCTCAAACTTTCACCCATCCACCCTCCGGTGACCAAGAATGAAACCCCCGCCGTTGTGACAATCAGCAGGAGGAGTTCGTTGCTCTTGCCGTTCCCTTTCTTCTTCTCGTCCTCCTCGTCTGCCGCCGCTTCTTCTCCGTCGCTGGAACCCTACATTGACCCGGCCCAGGGGTTCACCCTCCTGAGACCGGCCTCCTGGATTCAGGTTTTCTTGATTCCTTCCCGTCCTCGCCTTACTCCGCGCCTATTTCGCCTTTCGATCTCGTTCAATCTGAGTTCTTGACTGGTGACAGGTGGAGAAGGCGGGGGCGACGGCTTTGTTCGAGGAAGGGAAGGGGAGTAACAGCATCGGTGTTGTGGTGAACCCTGTCAGGCTTGCGTCTCTGAAGGATTTTGGGACGCCGGAATTTGTGGCCGATAAGCTCATTAGGGCTGAAAGGAAAAAGGTTCTTTGTCTTTTTCTGCATCTCTTTTACGGTTCCTCTTTTAATTTCTTATGCTTCTGCTATCTTGGACCCGAGTAAATAATTTCTTGAGAGAATTTGTGACCCACTGAGTTGGAGATTCtctaaaataatgatgaatgaatGATGCTATTGTTTAAATATtgtgactttctgaaagctggtGCTGCTGTAAATTTTGTAAGCTCTTTGGTCTTGggatctttttcttctcttttctcttatttcttttgcttttgcttttgcttGTGTCTAGTTGCCCGATAATCTAGTCCATACAACATGTCTGACACTATAATAGTCTTctatatatgcatatttaatcTAAGGAGCAGTGTTTGTGTATTTGATCCACTTACCAAACATCAAAATCTTATTCGACATATTTTTTTTTAAGGTGTCAGATACTGTAACTATGAACATTTTGTTAGATCTTTACTGTAAGCTCCTGGCCAAATCTCGTCATCACTACTTACCcttcaaaacaaaaaggaaaaatctaAGGAGCACACAAAACTCGTGATGCTACTATCCACCTTAATCATTCCTTTTTGACTCTATTAGTAGCACCTTTCATCAATTATCTATTATTTAGATTCTTGTTAAAAGACAACTGGCGTAACTGATTCTGTACAGCCAGCTATTGGGAAACTCATTAAAGTTGCTTCTGTAAAATCTAATTAGAAGATTGTCACATGTTATTGGATATTATCAGAACCAAATTAATACAGATGCCATAGAACTCGAACTAATTAAAAGATTCAAACCTAGCTTATTATCCTGAAATATATGAACCATAAAACAGTAAATGATTGTACTTGATTTCCATTATAGTGATCCCGTTTAATTGACTCAACACAATTCAGGCTATCTATATGATAATTTGTTCTCGAAATACTTTTGTATGGATCTCATCCTCAAGATTTTCATAAAGATCATGCAAAATATAATGTTAATTCTTTTTCAGGATTGGTGGTATGGGTTGACTTCAATGCCTTAAACAAACTAAACAGCCAATTAAGCACACTCTTATCCAGTAATTTTTCAGACACTCTGAAATTGCTGGTTCTTTTATCTTTTGTTCATCTACCAGAAAAAATTTTAGCACCACCTTAACTATATATTTGTTTGGTGAACTGAATAAGCTGATGGGAAGAGTTCTTTTTTAGTGATTTGGCCAAGTTAAATGATTAGTTTAAGGACTTTAATCCAAATACTTGACCAGACTGTATGACCAATAATAGGAATTAAGGTTTTTTTTATtgtaaattaattatattaatttaattGACTCAGAGAAAACTAATTTGACTCCAGGTGTATTTTTCATGCATCAGTATACTTCTTTCAAAGAATAATGCATTATGTCTTTAGACTTTGATGCTTTGAACAAACCAAACAACCAAGAAAGCTTAATGTTGCTCATCTTGTCCAATCACATAGCAAATGTGGTCAACTTTGGCTTTTGTTCATAGGTGGAGCACTGTTCTTGTTCTTTCTAATAACCAGACAAGCTGTAGCAACATCTTTGTGTTGTTTGATGTGCTGGACAATCCTGTTTGAGCAGATTCTGGGCATTTTACTTGGTgcttattcaatttttttttgcttGTGTTCTGGGGCCTTATAGATCGCCCCTATTCCTTTGTCACGATGGGCCTTTTCCTCAGCTTATTGTTCCCTTGTCAATAACTGCTTAATGCTCTCCAGACCTGAGTGAAGTCAAGAAACAAATAGAAGAGCATATAGGAGGAAATAGAAAATAGTGCAGATCGGGGAACAAATCTTTTGTTAATGATGAAGCTAGTTAACCTGAATGGACTAATATGCAAATAGAAATTAAGATTGGACTACTTGTAGATCAATAAAACACATCTAAATGGCCCAGCTTGAAGCCCAATCTAACATGGTGCAGGATCTAATTCCTTTTGACCTATATAAGAATTGTTCTAGAACATACTGCTGATTGGTCTTATCTTACATGCTTGGAATTGAATCTGCAGGAAGTTATACTTTTAAAGAATTGCGAACTCTGAGATTGTTGGCCTATATGGAAGTAAGAATTTTTGCTATCTTCAAAGTCACAAACACTAATAATCAAAATTCTGACTTAATTTTGTGGCCATGTGCTTAGGCAGTAAATTTTCCTGTTATTTTACTATATTGTTCTTTATATTCTATACATGTCTTTCTGTAGCTACTGATGCAGCCATATGCAGCTTTATGTTTAATATAGGTGAATTTCTTGATGAGCTTCATTTGTAAATATGCTATACTTTAATTATGTAGGAAAGCACTAAAGATGCCGGACTGATTAGTGTTGATGAAAGATTAGGTCACAGTGGCCTGCCCATCTATGAGTTTGAGTACCAAGTTGACAGCACAAGAGGAGGGATGAAGAGGATTTTTTCAGCTGCATTTGTCACATCTAGGAAGCTTTATCTCCTGAATATAACCTACTCGGACCGTCCAGAGAATCCTTTGGACAATTCTACTAGATTGGTGTTGGAACAAGTTCTTCACTCTTTTGACACGTTATAGCATAGCCACATCAGGTTCATTATATCTGAATATACTTCTTTTGGTTCCATGAAGGTTTTGCATTCTCACCTGATCCTTGAAATCGATTGGTCTTTATTGCGCTGTTATTTAACTATAAATTCATGGAATCCAACTGAACTTAGCAATGTGTTAATCAAAGCAGGGTTTAATCATCTCTTATTTTTTCTGCTAATTGTGATGCATTTTTTGTTTGTGACCATGAAAATGTACACTTATTTGTCGTAACATATTTTCTAAacaaaatttgaataaatttccaACACAAAATAAGAAGCATTTTCAACTACATTCACTTGCTTCCTCACATTGCATGGACATGGAGATTGTTACAAAGGTGCATGCTGATGCACCCTTAGTCCATTGGATCCCTTAGTCTATTTGAGCAAGGGGCTCAAATAGATACTTGATATCTTTTCATTTCTAAAATTAAGCAATTTTGCTTAATATAGGTTCTTTGTTGTCAATATATTGATACAAATTAACTACTCTTTGGTTGTGTACAATGTAATTTGTTTTAGTTGTATTCAGTTAATTTTTGGTTTGTGCTACCATCGAATCTTTTTCTTTGCTTTTCTTGTTTTCCTCCATATGAGTAATCTCTTATTTGCTGAAAATTTTTATTTCCATGTAATATAATTGGTATTCCGAAACAGGGAATTCCTTTACATTTGTCACTGCAAGAAGCTTAGTTACTTGACATTTTGTCATGGGTATTATCATATTGTAGAATACAACATTTTGTGAATTAACACATGTATGATGtcaatattttacttttttttcatcTTGGCCAAGATTCATGAGAAAAAATCTATGTAGTGAACCCAAATAGTTAGGACATTATGACTTTGTTGTTTTTATTGTTATAGTCAAGATGCTGACAAATTAGAACTAGGGAGGACAAAATTTGTATTGGTATCTTCTTTATGATTAAAGGATAGACTTAGTTTCTGTGTTTTGCCACAAGATGCATAAATAACATGGCAAGAGAAAGGATAATATTTTAGAGCTTCATACAAGACCACATAGCTTTCAAGAATTGCATATTTCCATGGCATTAGATTTTCGATCGTAGGCTGTGGATTAAGCTTTTGACCTTTCTAAAGTAATAAGTTTTCCTGATTATGATTTCATTTGTTAAGATATTAATTGATATAGAAGAACTTTTCATGCCAGTCAACTGCTATGACAATCTAGAGGTGCTCTTGAGGTCGGCTTGAACGACCTCAACAAAGCATAGTTGGGTCCTCCTAGGTTTAGGTAGGATACAGTAGTAGGTCGAACAAATGTATTCCGGATGGGGATTTAGGTCTACTAAGACATTTCAGCAAGGTGGAACCCCAAGTAAAAAGTCGCCATAGctacatgtatataaataaattctCTTTATTTAGATATGTTTCATCAGCATtaaatttgaggagcatcattttTTATCCTGACCACATTTTTCATTTTTCACTTTTCCTCTCCTTAGATCTTCTGCATGAAACTTGTCTTTATTACAATCAATTATTGTCTACTATCTTGTTCTTAGTGTCTTCTTTTCTCTTTCGGTTGTTAAATGAGATTGGTTGTCCGCTTGTCATCTATATAATATTGCATCAACATCGATTGATTTCATTTCATATGCACCATATTTTTCTTTCCCTTGTTTTGCTGTCCTATATAGACCCCAACAACATCAAAGATTTcccccacaaaaaaaaaaaaaaaaaaaaggatcaagatggtcgtgatatgataataataattaatagatACTATTTTAGACGCAATGGTTGTTCTCATGCCAAACTTTTTCCTTTTTGTCATTGGGTGTGTCATATCATCAAACTTGGAAGGATGGAAGCAATCCTGATGGTGCCTATGTGTATCAGCTGTGTCCGCCTTAGACGAGGGATTGTGCTTTGCACAAAATAGTGCCAAAAGAGAGATTGTAGTTGTGAAATAgagcatcatttttatttttccagGATAATCAAAGGGAGATCGAGATAATTGCTAATGGAAAGAAAACAGTGTTTGTATCAATCTAGGCGAATTAGATTCCCAAAATAGATTAGATCCAAATAATCTAGGACAAAGCGACAATGGATAAACATGTTGGCATTATTGTTGAAATAGAATAGTTCAAGACTAAATTACAAGGTAGAGACGCGATAAGATGTTGGTGTAGTATTATCATCATAGGGGGAGAGAGCTTTTTGGATTGGAATGTATGGAACCATAAAAGTGGGCAAGCGGCGACCCGTAACGTGAGGGAGGAAGGAAACTATAAGGTACAAGCTACTTGTTCCATTGgctaacatatatatatgcaagCAAAACATGGTCCAATTCCTTCGTAGTTCACCATGGATGGAAACTTCAAATTACGTGTAGGTACAGCTTAGCCACTTGTTCTATTGACGAGCATAAAAGAATCGACCCAATTCCATGAAAGTTCACCAAAAATCCTTTATCACTGTTTTGTATTTTTGTTTG
It encodes the following:
- the LOC103971267 gene encoding psbP domain-containing protein 2, chloroplastic isoform X2 — encoded protein: MAMASSLPCGGSATAPPPPPTSVRRPLKLSPIHPPVTKNETPAVVTISRRSSLLLPFPFFFSSSSSAAASSPSLEPYIDPAQGFTLLRPASWIQVEKAGATALFEEGKGSNSIGVVVNPVRLASLKDFGTPEFVADKLIRAERKKVTVACPSMSLSTKLTAQEEG
- the LOC103971267 gene encoding psbP domain-containing protein 2, chloroplastic isoform X1; the protein is MAMASSLPCGGSATAPPPPPTSVRRPLKLSPIHPPVTKNETPAVVTISRRSSLLLPFPFFFSSSSSAAASSPSLEPYIDPAQGFTLLRPASWIQVEKAGATALFEEGKGSNSIGVVVNPVRLASLKDFGTPEFVADKLIRAERKKESTKDAGLISVDERLGHSGLPIYEFEYQVDSTRGGMKRIFSAAFVTSRKLYLLNITYSDRPENPLDNSTRLVLEQVLHSFDTL